ACGGCTCATCGAAGCTAGGTAACCCTTTAATCCTTCCTTTCATTCACGGTTTACCTACTGTTAGCTTAGATCTTATCTAGCTAGGAGGTAATTAATTGAAGAAGAGGGATTAAAATaacaaagaagaggaggaggaggaagggggaagACCTAACCTGGGGATGATCTTGAGCCGACGCCGGTTCAAGCAACCGAGGTTACCGCCGCCTCATGCTGTAGATCCCCTCCCTCCATTCGAACATGGATCTTCTTCCCTTATTAATCAAACCCTAAATCTAGTAAATCTAAAATGCAGACGTACCGACCGATCCATAGGAAGAGCCCTCGGCTGGAGCAAATCCGGTTCCCATGGGTGGAACCGGTTTGATGTTCGGCCGAAGATGACCGGAGAAGAGAAGCCGAAGGGAATCTCCCGGTTTTGCCATGGATGCCGCCGGCTTGGGGCATCGTGTATGCCGTCAGGCCAAGCATGGGCGTCGGCCGCATGCTACATGGGCACCACCGGCTTCGGCCGGTTCCTCTGCTTTTTGAGGAGTGCCGTAACCCATCTCCTCCACCGGAGGTGGAGAAGGAGAGCGGCCAACCGGGCCATGGCCGCTGCAGGCGCCGCCGGTTGGCTGCAGCGCCGCCGGCTTCGGGCCGGCCTCATCCCGAGCCCCTTCCGAGCTCACCCCTAGCTTCGTGgggggaaagaggagaagaggaggaggggatcGGGATGGaaaatggaagaagaaggaaagaagagaaggttcgggaagggaggagaagaaagaaaagaaaaagaagaaagaaaaggaagaaagaaaagaaaaggaaaataaaaataaaataaaataaaaatactgtGGGCCGAATTGGGCCTGATTCCGGCGGTGGGCTTCATATGAATCGGGCTTTAAAGGCCCGAGGCCGGGCTGGGCCCTGATCCGAGCCCAGTGTTCTTAAAACCAGAACTAACTGGGCCTGAAAAGTTCAAGTTTTAATATAGGGACTAAATGGAATATAGTTTAAGGCTAGGCCCCCTTTAAATTAATTAGAATTGATAAGACTTATTTAACTAATTGTGTTTCTGGGCCTGAGTACAAATGGGCCCAGTAATTGAATCAGGCCAAGGGCCTGATCCAGAATCTAATTAAAAGTCGGGCCTGAATGCAAATGGgcccagacctgaaccagaagcTGGATCAGACCTGAATCAGAGGTTGAATCAGATCTGAACCAGAAGGTGAATCAGACTTGAATCAGAAATTGAATTGGGCCATGggcctgaaccagaaattgaattaAGTTATTAAGAAAGACAGTAATTAAATGAAGTCGAATGTGTAATTAACAAGTAATTTAATGATGTTGCTAGGTAATTGAAGAATTGGCACTCAAACCTAAGTTTGGTGGGCGAACTAAGGTAACTAACCCTGATATAATCTTATGGTTTATCAAATACttgattatgaaattgtatataattatttatgtttatacaaaaattaggatcaagcatgtgtTAGCGATAGTTGCATGATTTTGGATATATAGCATCCATCatgtttattattatattatgtacACATGATTATGATGATATAGAAAGATGCACGAAAACCAAATGTTTCAGCATGAACATGAATTTTATTTATCATGATGCCATTATCCATTTTCCAATGTTTCTATGAAATGAgatttaagaaaagcatgatatgttttaagaactctcaGATCGCTATGTATGACCTccgccagtgggtaacagtaactaggcatatgaccctcgccagtgggtaaaagtaacttggctttacgacccccgccagtgggtaatagtaactggAAGATGACCCTGCAGTGGTAAAGGTCTTGCCGTGGGAATAAGAGCGGTCATAGCTGCACTACCATCTgagagtacggatttcaaagcattgaATAATGGCaaaaaagttttatgatgcataatcatgtttataaagttGCATAAATGGACATGCATAGTTTTATGTCGGGTTTGATTATAGAAAATGCTCTTGTTACTACAACTGTTTGTTCTTCAAATAGTGCATTAGCATACATAACATATTGCttgatccgataagattatTCTTGTTTACTTACTGGGCTTTATAGCTCACACCATTTTAATTATATCTTTACAGATGAATAGGAGATGCTTGGAACAAGGAGTGTAACATGCTCTAGGGTTATGGGAAAGACGAATATTAAATGTTGTTGTTTTTAGAAGCTTTGTATGGATTTTAATACATGAACATTTAATGACTTCCATGAATATAGTTGTTTACaatttgaagttttttttttgtggctgCGTGTTATTGTATGCTTAACTTGGTAATaacacggccgtgtcatgaaccgaattcggggcgtgacatttagtggtatcagagtaatAAGTTTAACcatgatttaaaaatttttaaaattaatcatggGAATGGGTAGCTAAGTTAGCTTTTACATAATTGGAGTCACAGTAAGAACAATAATGACATTTTAAATAATacctaaataaaaataatagcaataataataataataagagaaaatttctatatatatatatttatttaaatacatatatatataatgtgatGAAATGGATAATGATTAATACTATATTTTGATAGGTAACGATGAGTGATAGCGAGAATGAAGTTCTAACTAACTATAAAAGGAAAGGAGTGAAAGCATCAACCCAAGAAGCTACCAACATGCCAGCTAGGCCAGCTCCAGACGCTGTAGCCACTCAGGCAGATCTTGCTGGGGTATGCCAAGTGGTGGCACAGCTtcttcagcagcagcagcagacgcAGCTCTCCTTCTGACCTGTGTCGTCTACCGATACCTATTATGAGAAATTTCGGAGGCTGCACCCTCCAATGTTTGAGGGAGGTGCTGATTACTTGGTTGCGGAGGCCTGAATTCGGGAGATAGAGGAGATGTATGATGCCCTACAATTTCCCGAGGAGGTCAAGGTCAAATTGACGGTTCCTATGCTCAGAGGAAACGCTAAGTTCTGGTGGATAGCTATGAAGGCTGCTGTTCAAGGAAATGGTGAACAACTGACATGGGAGGAATTTAAAGGTAAATTCTACAACCAATACTTTCCTCAGTCAGTGAGATTGGTGAAGCAGAACGAATTCTTGGCCCTGAAACAGACCGAGAATATGACAGTATTGGAATATGCCAGCAagttttcaagagttgaagcagAGATTAGTATCTGCTCCTGTCCTCACTCTACCTAGTTCTGGAGGTTTCACTATCTTTAGTGATGCTTCCAAGAAAGGACTGGGTTGTGTTCTAATGCAAAATGAAAAAGTGGTGGCTTACGCCTCTAGACAGTTGAAGCCCTATGAGCAGAACTATCCAACACATGATCTGGAACTGGCAGCGGTAGTCTTTGCTCTGAAAATATTGGAGGTATTATTTGTATGGAGAACCATGTGAAGTCTTCACTGATCATAAAAGTTTGAAGTATATATTTACACAGAAAGAGTTTAACATGAGACAAAGAAGATGGCTTGAACTACTGAAAGATTATGACCTAAGTATTAAATACCATCCAGGAAAGGCTAATGTAGTAGCTGACGCTCTCAGTAGAAAGTCTACAGTAGGCACCACAGCTCTGCTCACCACTCAGAAGCAGATTATAAGAGATCTCGATATGATGAATATCGAGGTGACTACTATGAGTACTGGGGGTATGCTGGCTTGTTTGATGGTGCAACCAACATTACTTGAAAGAATTAAGACTGCCCAATAGACATATGCTCATTTATGTCAGCTTAGAGAAGATGTAGAAACAGGGTTGCGACCCGAGCTCAGTATTAATCAGGATGGTACTCTTCGATTTGGTAGCCGTTTATGTGTACCAGATGATATCGAATTGAAGAGAAAAATTATGGAGGAAGCTCACCAGTCCCGCTTCTCCATCCATCCAGGTAGCACAAAAATGTACAAAGATCTGAGGGAGCATTTTTGGTGGAGTGGCATGAAAAGAGAAATAGCCGATTTTGTGGCTCGATGCTTGGTGTGTCAACAGGTGAAGCCGAACATCAAAGGCCTGCAGGTTTGTTGGAACCATTGGAGATACCAGAATGGAAGTGGAAACATATCACTATGGATTTTGTTATTGGACTTCCCAAGACAGTTAAGAAGAATGATGCAGTGTGAGTAATTGTTGATCGTCTCACAAAGTCAGCTCACTTCTTACCCTTTAGGGTTGGCACTCCTCTTGAGAAGTTGGCGCTGAGATATATTGAGGAAGTTGTGCGCCTACATGGCATACCGGTTAGTATTGTATCTGATCGGGACCCACGATTTGTATCCAGATTCTGGAGGAGCTTTCAGAATGCTATGGGAACTGAATTGAGGCTCAGTACTGCTTATCATCCTCAGACTGATGGTCAGTCAGAGAGGACGATTCAGACTTTGGAGGATATGCTGAGGTCATGTACTGTTGATCTTGGAGGTTGCTGGGATGATCATATAGCCCTGGTAGAATTTGCTTATAATAACAGCTATCATTCTAGCATCCAGATGGCACCTTATGAAGCTCTTTATGGAAGAAAGTGCAGGTCTCCTGTACATTGGGATGAGGTTGGAGAGAAAAAGTTGCTGGGTCCTGAATTAGTGCAGGTTACTAGAGAGAAGATTTTGCTGATCAGAGAAAGGCTCAGGGCAGCACAGGACAGACAGAAGAGTTGGGCagacaaaagaagaagaggattggagtTCCAGGAGGGTGACTTTGTTTTCTTGAAGGTATCCCCCTCAAAGGGAGTTATGAGATTTGGAAGACACAATAAGCTGAGTCCTCGTTACATTGGTCCCTTCGAAATTCTGAACAAGGTGGGAGAGGTTGCTTACAGATTGGCCTTACCCCCAGAGCTATCAAGTGTACACAATGTATTTCATGTTTCTCTACTACGGTAGTATATTTCAGACCCTGGTCATGTAGTAGAGTATGAACTATTACAGGTTGAAAAAGATCTGACTTATGAAGAGTTTCCTCTACGCATCATTGATCACAAGGAGCAAGTTTTGAGACGGCGCACCATTTCCTATGTGAAGGTCCAGTGGAGTAACCATTCTGAAAGGGAAGCAACTTGGGAACTTGAAGACGAGATGCGTATGAGGTATCCACGGCTTTTTTAGATTCAGGTACgtaaaatttcgaggacgaaatttcttttaaggAGGGAAGAATGTAAACCCCGGACCAGATGGACCGGCTTGGACCAAAGTCGGCGGTCCATCTAGTGGTTTCGGGAGTAAGGCGGTGGAGAACCGCAGCTGTTGAGGCAGTTAAAACTGCCTAACAGCCGCGGTCCCCCACCCCTTCGAGCTGGATGAAGAGCTACAAAAGCCCATGGAGTCACAGAGAACTCCATCGACCACCTCTTACCCCCCTACTCTTTCTTCCTTCTGTGCAAGGTGTTGGATCGGGAGCAGCGGcgccggaggaggaggggttGACAGCCCGTCACCGCACTGTGCCGCCGGAGCAGGCACAGTAGTTCGCCGGAATCCCTCACGGCTCATCGAAGCTAGGTAACCCTTTAATCCTTCCTTTCATTCACGGTTTACCTACTGTTAGCTTAGATCTAATCTAGCTAGGAGGTAATTAATTGAAGAAGAGGGCTTAAAATAACagagaagaggatgaggaggaaGGGGGAAGACCTAACCTGGGGATGATCTTGAGCCGATGCCGGTTCAAGCAACCGAGGTTACCGCCGCCTCATGCTGTAGATCCCCTCCCTCCATTCGAACATGGATCTTCTTTCCTTATTAATCAAACCCTAAATCTAGTAAATCTAAAAGGCAGACGTACCGGCCGATCCATGGGAAGAGCCCTCGGCTGGAGCAAATCCGGTTCCCATGGGTGGAACCGGTTTGATGTTCAGCGGAAGATGGCCGGAGAAAAGGAGCCGAAGGGAATCTCCCGGTTTTGCCATGGATGCCGCCGGCTTGGGGCATCGTGTATGCCGTCAGGCCAAGCATGGGCGTCGGCCGCATGCTACATGGGCACCACCGGCTTCGGCCGGTTCCTCTGCTTTTTGAGGAGTGCTGTAACCCATCTCCTCCATCGGAGGTGGAGAAGGAGAGTGGCCAACCGGGCCATGGCCGCTGCAGGCGCCGCCGGTTGGCTGCAGCGCCGCCGACTTCGGGCCGGCCTCATCCCGAGCCCCTTCCGAGCTCACCCCTAGCTTCGTGgggggaaagaggagaagaggaggaggggatcGGGATGGaaaatggaagaagaaggaaagaagagaaggttcgggaagggaggagaagaaagaaaagaaaaagaagaaagaaaagaaaaggaagaaagaaaagaaaaggaaaataaaaataaaataaaataaaaatactgtGGGCCGAATTGGGCCTGATTCCGGCGGTGGGCTTCATATGAATCGGGCTTTAAAGGCCCGAGGCCGGGCTGGGCCCTGATCCGAGCCCAGTGTTCTTAAAACCAGAACTAACTGGGCCTGAAGAGTTCAAGTTTTAATATAGGGACTAAATGGAATATAGTTTAAGGCTAGGCCCCCtttaaattaattagaactgATAAGACTTATTTAACTAATTGTGTTTCTGGGCCTGAGTACAAATGGGCCCAGTAATTGAATCAGGCCAAGGGCCTGATCCAGAATCTAATTAAAAGTCGGGCCTGAATGCAAATGGGCCCAGACCTGAACTAGAAGCTGGATCAGACCTGAATCAGAGGTTGAATCAGATCTGAACCAGAAGGTGAATCAGACttgaaccagaaattgaattgggccatgggcctgaaccagaaattgaattaAGTTATTAAGAAAGATAGTAATTAAATGAAGTCGAATGTGTAATTAACAAGTAATTTAATGATGTTGCTAGGTAATTGAAGAATTGGCACTCAAACCTAAGTTTGGTGGGCGAACTAAGGTAAGTAACCCTGATATAATCTTATGATTTATCAAATACttgattatgaaattgtatatgattatttatgtttatacaaaaattaggatcaagcatgtgtTAGCAATAGTTGCATGATTTTGGATATATAGCATCCATCatgtttattattatattatgtacACATGATTATGATGATATAGAAAGATGCACGAAAACCAAAGGTTTCAGCATGAACATGAATTTTATTTATCATGATGCCATTATCCATTTTCCAATGTTTCTATGAAATGAgatttaagaaaagcatgatatgttttaagaactctcaGATCGCTATGTATGACCCCCAccagtgggtaatagtaactggaagatgaccctgcagtggtaaaggccttgccgtgggaataagagcggccatagctgcactaccatctgagagtacggatttcaaagcatggaataatggcaaaaaagttttatgatgcataatcatgtttataaagttGCATAAATGGACATGCATAGTTTTATGTCGGGTTTGATTATAGAAAATGCTCTTGTTACTACAACTGTTTGTTCTTCAAATAGTGCATTAGCATACATAACATATTGCttgatccgataagattatTCTTGTTTACTTACTGGGCTTTATAGCTCACACCATTTTAATTATATCTTTACAGATGAATAGGAGATGCTTGGAACAAGGAGTGTAACATGCTCCAGGGTTATGGGAAAGACGAATATTAAATGTTGTTGTTTTTAGAAGCTTTGTATGGATTTTAATACATGAACATTTAATGACTTTCATGAATATAGTTGTTtacaatttgaaatttttttttgtggctGCGTGTTATTGTATGCTTAACTTGGTAATaacacggccgtgtcatgaacCGAATTCGGGGCATGACAGAAATGGAGCTGAATCAAACTATGAAAGTTTTTTGCTACCCGTAGGTAGGCCCACTAGGATCTTTCACCAATCTTGTCCGTTTGCGTATGTTACATAAAGAAGATGAGACTgccaaatttaaattaaaatatcaaaaatatcaaattaaagTACGTATGATTCTCCAGCTGAAGTTGATATTTGGACAATTGGAACTGCAAGAGGACTGTAGGGATCATAAAAACATCTTTTGCAGTTCTTAATCTCTAATATCTCGCACTGAAATTAATAAAACACAAAAGGCCCTTAATATTTCCAACATGGAATATATATAGAAAAGTACTGCATCTTCTTGTCATTCTTTTATTTTCCACGGCATCACCAAAGCCTTTTATTTTTATGGAGAACAAGGATCTTGTCCAGGTTTTCAAAACCCAAACGACTTCATGCCAAGGTAATACAGGTCTTATTCTATAAACCATACTAGTTATAATAGCACAAACACTCTCCCTACCATGCGAAGAGCCCTGCAAATTAATATGGGCGCTGGCCCACGAAGTTGCCTGGAGGCTTATAGTCGCAGATGATGAAGATGGCACCGCTGTTGCACGTCACCCGAGCGCAGCCGATGTTGGTGGAGTCTCGCCACACCACCTGGGTGTAGTGGCCGCACTCGTGCCCGGCGGCGCAAGTGTTGGTGTTGTAGTCGTACCACTGCTTTTCATCCACCCACGAGTTCACAGCGTCGGCCGCCGTGAAGTCGGCACCGGACCCCCCGAAGAGGTTCTCACCGTACGGTCCACCGGAGTGTTTGAGCTGGCAGTCGCTGATCCGCTGGTTGGCGTAGTTCTGGGCGTAGGCAGCCACGGTGTCGTCCCACGACACCGAGCCGACGCCGACGGCTGCCCGGGCTGCGTTGTGGGCACTCACGAAGTCTTGGGGGGAGTTTTGGGCAATGGTGGTGTGGGCCATGGCCAAGAACATGGCACAGGCCAAAGCTAAGGTTA
The sequence above is drawn from the Phoenix dactylifera cultivar Barhee BC4 unplaced genomic scaffold, palm_55x_up_171113_PBpolish2nd_filt_p 000007F, whole genome shotgun sequence genome and encodes:
- the LOC103712270 gene encoding pathogenesis-related protein PRB1-3-like, producing MKFSSLTLALACAMFLAMAHTTIAQNSPQDFVSAHNAARAAVGVGSVSWDDTVAAYAQNYANQRISDCQLKHSGGPYGENLFGGSGADFTAADAVNSWVDEKQWYDYNTNTCAAGHECGHYTQVVWRDSTNIGCARVTCNSGAIFIICDYKPPGNFVGQRPY